In Nothobranchius furzeri strain GRZ-AD chromosome 19, NfurGRZ-RIMD1, whole genome shotgun sequence, the following are encoded in one genomic region:
- the znf865 gene encoding zinc finger protein 865, whose protein sequence is MFQFSKYPMDILEMLSGHQAHQFKGLGLERQLSHQQQVQLQHQQQLQQQHQPSADTSGTLLSGLGLGTLQTSRSNAFADSSSLFAKMSAPPPTVSHQSQSSSSSHSSRKSSKISSSSGSSSSGYPQFLRPFHPAEAALAQEQLHSGMGRFDFSGSSSGGSAGVIGVTPAPPPPLHPGLSVPQPSTGPSSSSSASTTISTSNNPSSSTAVPLVGQSDPRSLHQQFSCMLAANQYFLSGVPTNSSLEQFLVQQGTHNHLGLGLSQGAAEPNSALAPPPALHSSHSHTTSQPQQQQQQLTPHALSHPHSHTHHPHPIHPAPQPAPLGGFDFQGIPVLSSNQIASLMQQEAGIPLPLPLHLSLSKDDSTKSGDTTSSGGGRRKKAMAGYLPQRKTDGNGQNPSSSSGHSQSSSGLVRGGSGGVGLSDIRSETQHSSLLSSSSQQQSSSNVSSSSSAPASSNPTSVLVANGNQQLSKSQERRRSSSGRPEPEPLYHCGECGKTFTHLSSLRRHLRSHGLTPESQSRKSGCNSPSPERIFCCGECGKRFKKRGHLIQHSVTHSENRPFTCSICQKSFNRRESLTRHEKIHDEKPFRCPACGRCFRESTSLLNHAASGACGKPPRSSKSRGTTHASSNASSGKMGNSNNSGMAADKYATDYSRNRYQNQAPYSGAVDDYRRSQTSTLYSTESTLGNDMTSQTLRKAPLAPTLHPHPQSQQHHHPQQQPHLPLSSLLDDSEDEVTSSAMSAIAAAAAASCDLNAEGRDGERRDIIGGLLGGLGFGNLSGPTSAATLNGSTMPLTHPSLPQAKPRRPRKPREKRDPNTIVRRRRSPAPPGDGSERPYGCQICGKRFRRAETLRRHNRVHTGEKPHACDICGKLFREPFHLTKHLTVHSGQKNYKCNLCGKMFAYAQSLVRHGKLHRKGEIDNQGRRIKGAAAAAISQVTNSGSSDYFSSCSQGEKSPTSGTPSQRLYTCTVCWKSFRHYFHLTAHQQTVHGGGVGLEKSYRCDVCGKAFAYSNSLVRHKLSQHGIDRSGHRVNQSQSSGYSPLFFDSGSGSSYTGSSHVQQGVSEQQQQHPFHYRSKNFQKRHGQPRKHRKKKRRIVIHSIMRDGKLVGVPLSKDTRKKLLILRRRRGKLQARLTRKKLLAQLRVKGCIMKAKSWTGGAVKVTGLSSMEIPLKRFPCPICPSTTYAKQGSLLVHHAIRHPPRNSGRHARLRCQVCGRRTTSLHKALKHRGRHLKQASFQCQKCRHRFWNPLLLARHRFSCRALSAGIIGENWELMKIKPQSVDQSCIKPSPAQQIVPSLAQPERSTVLTEYSQ, encoded by the coding sequence ATGTTCCAGTTCAGCAAGTACCCCATGGACATTTTGGAGATGCTCAGTGGTCACCAAGCCCACCAGTTTAAAGGTCTTGGATTAGAGCGACAACTGAGCCACCAACAGCAGGTCCAACTGCAGCATCAACAGCAGCTTCAGCAGCAGCACCAACCGTCTGCAGACACCTCTGGGACCCTTCTGTCTGGACTTGGACTTGGAACCCTCCAGACCTCTCGGAGCAACGCCTTTGCTGACTCATCTTCATTATTTGCCAAAATGAGTGCCCCTCCCCCAACGGTTTCCCATCAGAGCCAATCGTCGTCCTCTTCCCACAGCTCTAGGAAGTCTAGTAAGATTAGCAGCAGCAGCGGGAGCTCCTCGTCAGGATACCCTCAGTTTCTCCGACCTTTTCACCCGGCTGAGGCAGCTCTGGCTCAGGAGCAGCTTCATTCTGGGATGGGACGTTTTGACTTCAGCGGAAGCAGTAGTGGAGGGAGTGCTGGGGTAATTGGGGTCACACCTGCCCCCCCACCTCCATTGCATCCAGGTCTATCAGTCCCTCAACCTTCCACTGGCCCCTCTTCTTCATCATCTGCCTCTACTACCATTTCAACTTCCAACAATCCCTCCAGCAGCACTGCAGTACCCTTAGTTGGCCAGTCTGACCCCCGCAGCCTCCACCAGCAATTCAGCTGCATGCTTGCTGCCAACCAGTACTTCCTGTCTGGCGTTCCCACCAACAGCAGCCTGGAGCAGTTCCTCGTTCAGCAGGGCACCCATAACCACTTGGGCTTAGGTCTTAGTCAAGGAGCCGCCGAGCCAAACTCTGCCCTGGCCCCTCCCCCTGCCCTGCACTCCTCCCACAGCCACACCACTTCACAGCCTCAACAGCAACAACAGCAGCTAACCCCTCATGCCTTATCTCACCCACACAGCCACACTCACCACCCACACCCCATCCACCCAGCGCCTCAGCCTGCCCCACTGGGTGGTTTTGATTTTCAAGGCATTCCAGTGCTTTCCTCTAACCAGATAGCGTCATTAATGCAGCAAGAGGCAGGCATTCCCCTCCCCCTACCTCTTCACTTGTCGCTGTCTAAAGATGATTCAACAAAGTCAGGAGACACTACTTCAAGTGGTGGGGGCAGGAGAAAGAAGGCAATGGCAGGCTACCTTCCTCAGAGGAAAACAGATGGCAACGGCCAAAATCCCAGTAGCTCAAGTGGGCACAGTCAGAGCTCTTCAGGCCTAGTGAGAGGAGGATCTGGGGGTGTTGGGCTAAGTGACATCAGGAGCGAAACACAGCACTCCTCTCTTCTCTCATCCTCCTCACAGCAGCAGTCATCCTCCAATGTCTCCTCATCTTCATCTGCCCCCGCATCCTCAAATCCCACTTCTGTACTCGTAGCCAATGGTAACCAACAGCTCTCCAAATCCCAAGAAAGGCGCAGAAGCTCATCTGGCCGACCCGAACCAGAACCCCTTTACCATTGTGGCGAGTGTGGCAAAACATTCACTCACCTCTCCAGCCTTCGAAGGCATCTCCGCAGCCATGGCTTAACACCGGAAAGCCAAAGCAGAAAGTCGGGTTGTAATTCTCCCAGCCCAGAGAGAATATTTTGTTGTGGCGAGTGTGGAAAGAGATTCAAAAAGAGAGGTCACCTCATCCAGCATAGTGTCACCCACTCAGAAAACCGTCCCTTCACTTGTAGCATCTGCCAGAAGTCTTTCAACCGTCGAGAGTCTCTCACTAGACATGAGAAGATTCACGATGAGAAGCCCTTCCGGTGCCCAGCTTGCGGGCGTTGTTTTCGCGAGAGCACTTCGCTTCTTAACCACGCCGCGTCAGGTGCTTGTGGCAAACCTCCCCGTAGTTCAAAGAGCCGGGGGACGACACATGCATCGTCCAACGCAAGCAGCGGTAAAATGGGAAATTCAAATAACAGCGGCATGGCGGCGGACAAATATGCAACAGATTACTCGAGAAACCGGTACCAGAACCAAGCACCCTACAGCGGTGCCGTAGATGACTACAGGCGATCACAAACTTCAACTCTTTACTCCACAGAAAGCACACTAGGCAACGACATGACCAGCCAAACCCTTCGCAAGGCTCCTTTAGCTCCAACTCTTCATCCTCATCCACAAAGTCAACAACATCACCACCCACAACAGCAACCCCACCTCCCTCTGTCTTCCTTATTAGATGATTCAGAAGACGAGGTTACTAGCAGTGCTATGTCCGctatagctgctgctgctgcagcctcttgtgATTTAAACGCAGAAGGTCGGGATGGAGAAAGAAGGGACATCATTGGAGGTCTGCTGGGGGGGTTGGGGTTTGGTAACTTGAGTGGACCAACATCAGCAGCTACTCTAAATGGTTCTACCATGCCTTTAACCCACCCCAGCCTTCCCCAAGCAAAGCCAAGGAGGCCACGAAAACCCAGGGAAAAAAGGGACCCAAACACCatcgtgaggaggaggaggagcccgGCGCCTCCCGGAGATGGCTCAGAGAGGCCATACGGGTGTCAGATATGTGGCAAACGCTTCAGGAGGGCTGAGACTTTGCGACGCCACAATCGAGTTCATACAGGGGAGAAACCTCATGCCTGTGACATTTGTGGAAAGCTGTTCCGTGAGCCCTTCCACCTCACTAAGCATCTGACTGTGCACTCGGGACAGAAAAACTACAAATGTAATCTTTGTGGGAAGATGTTTGCCTATGCTCAGAGTCTTGTCAGACACGGGAAGCTACACAGAAAAGGTGAAATTGACAACCAGGGGAGGAGAATCAAaggtgctgcagctgctgccaTCAGTCAAGTCACCAACTCGGGAAGCTCCGACTACTTCTCATCATGCTCCCAAGGAGAGAAGTCGCCAACATCTGGTACCCCTTCCCAGAGGCTTTACACTTGCACGGTTTGCTGGAAATCGTTTCGACACTATTTCCACCTTACTGCTCATCAACAGACTGTCCATGGTGGTGGAGTGGGACTGGAAAAGTCCTACCGTTGTGACGTATGTGGCAAAGCCTTTGCCTACTCAAACAGCTTAGTACGGCACAAGTTGTCTCAGCATGGCATTGACCGAAGCGGCCACCGGGTCAACCAGTCTCAGTCCTCCGGATACTCGCCACTCTTTTTTGATTCTGGCTCTGGTTCCAGCTATACTGGATCATCCCATGTGCAGCAGGGGGtctctgagcagcagcagcagcacccttTTCACTACCGTTCAAAAAACTTCCAAAAACGGCATGGACAGCCACGAAAGCACAGAAAGAAAAAACGACGGATAGTGATCCACAGCATCATGAGAGACGGGAAGCTGGTGGGTGTCCCTCTGAGTAAAGACACTCGCAAGAAACTTTTGATTCTGAGGAGAAGAAGGGGCAAACTGCAGGCTAGACTCACCAGGAAAAAACTCCTGGCCCAGCTGAGAGTGAAGGGATGTATAATGAAAGCAaaatcgtggactgggggagccgtCAAGGTCACGGGGCTCTCTTCTATGGAAATTCCTCTTAAGCGCTTCCCTTGCCCCATCTGTCCCAGTACCACATATGCCAAACAGGGCTCTCTTCTGGTGCATCACGCCATCAGGCACCCACCAAGAAACTCAGGCCGCCATGCTCGTCTGCGGTGCCAGGTGTGTGGAAGACGTACCACCTCATTACACAAAGCCTTGAAACACAGGGGCCGGCATCTCAAACAAGCTTCATTCCAGTGCCAGAAATGCCGACACCGTTTCTGGAACCCCCTCCTTCTGGCTCGTCACAGGTTCTCCTGCAGAGCATTGTCTGCTGGCATTATCGGTGAGAACTGGGAACTGatgaaaataaaaccacagtCCGTTGACCAATCATGTATCAAACCATCACCAGCCCAGCAAATAGTTCCATCTCTGGCCCAGCCTGAAAGATCAACAGTTCTGACGGAGTACAGTCAGTGA